A genome region from Pieris brassicae chromosome W, ilPieBrab1.1, whole genome shotgun sequence includes the following:
- the LOC123718336 gene encoding uncharacterized protein LOC123718336: MSTNTIKVLERKNTELIHKNNNLELRVGALEQRFHEMEQEKLSNFIEIANVPPASEENVRKLVENVALKLKQPFDSIRNTMRYQGKNDQPGIIQVKLNDKATQEKWIKAAKTIKTMVADVCPYEPNNNKIVFIREAMTKHNKSVLWEAKQELKNKQGYKYVWFKNGMVRARKDENTKIQNLRSVLDIQVLKKRQNAN, encoded by the coding sequence ATGTCTACAAACACcataaaagttttagaaagaaaaaacacggaactaatacacaaaaacaacaatCTGGAATTGAGGGTAGGTGCATTGGAGCAGCGTTTCCATGAGATGGAACAGGAGAAActttctaattttatagaaatagcaAACGTCCCCCCTGCGAGTGAAGAGAATGTGAgaaaattagttgaaaatgtagcattaaaacttaaacagcCCTTCGACAGTATCCGTAACACAATGCGATACCAAGGTAAAAACGACCAACCGGGCATTATACAAGTAAAACTTAATGATAAAGCAACCCAAGAAAAGTGGATTAAAGCTGCAAAAACCATTAAAACTATGGTGGCCGATGTTTGCCCCTATGAAcccaacaataacaaaatagtatTCATCAGGGAAGCAATGACTAAACACAACAAAAGCGTTTTATGGGAAGCCAAACAGgaattaaagaataaacaaGGATATAAATACGTATGGTTTAAAAACGGTATGGTGCGTGCAAGAAAGGatgaaaacactaaaatacaaaacctaaGATCAGTGTTGGATATACAAGTGCTAAAAAAAAGACAGAATGCCAATTAA